From the Lolium rigidum isolate FL_2022 chromosome 2, APGP_CSIRO_Lrig_0.1, whole genome shotgun sequence genome, one window contains:
- the LOC124693354 gene encoding replication protein A 70 kDa DNA-binding subunit A-like → MAAVRLTPNGVPAGLDGDLNLRPILQVVNLRCVNVDGGPGAARADRWRGLVSDGNETCPAMFAAQLSGLTRSGVIRRGTVVQLDEYVVNVVGGRRVFVVLNMTVLLAECDIIGNPVITESEFSNQTPPRVEQSNGTRQYGSMAGNPSPIRPNGNVPVFQPSMSENTLNTPTRLGNKPPAFQPTAQPSYRPAPSYKNHGAIAKNEAPARIIPISSLNPYQGRWAIKGRVTAKGDIRRYHNAKGEGKVFSFDLLDSDGGEIRVACFNALLDRFHEVVEVGKVYVVSRGNLKPAQKNFNHLNNEWEIMLENGSTVELCPDEDRSIPSQRFNFRPICEIEDTPTTTMVDIIGVVTSVSTCTTLQKKNGTETQKRNINLKDMSGRSVDVTMWGDFCNREGSKLQEMVERGVFPVLAVKTGRVTDFNGKSVGTISSSQLLIDPDITEAHTLRQWFDAGGRDASTQSISRDVAPAASRNVVRMTVAQIKDEGLGMQDKPDWVTVKASIIFFKSDSFCYTACPTKEGDRQCNKKVTKGTSGLWCCDRCDKEFPECDYRYLLQLQIQDHSGTAWVTAFQEAAQELLGCSAGDLNRYKEEEDPRFAETMVSCLFQDYLLRLKVKEETYGDERRVKNTLVKVERFDPAGESKYLLDSISRSVGY, encoded by the exons ATGGCGGCGGTGAGGCTGACCCCGAACGGCGTGCCGGCGGGGCTGGACGGGGACCTGAACCTCCGGCCGATCCTGCAGGTCGTCAACCTGCGCTGCGTCAACGTCGACGGCGGCCCCGGCGCCGCCCGGGCCGACAGGTGGCGCGGCCTCGTCTCCGACGGCAACGAGACCTGCCCCGCCATGTTCGCCGCGCAGCTCAGCGGCCTCACGCGCTCCGGCGTCATCCGCCGCGGCACCGTCGTGCAGCtcgacgagtacgtcgtcaacgTCGTCGGGGGCAGGAG GGTCTTCGTCGTTCTGAATATGACAGTTCTTCTCGCTGAGTGCGACATAATTGGGAACCCAGTGATTACAGAAAGTGAATTTTCTAACCAAACCCCCCCAAGGGTGGAGCAATCTAATGGAACACGTCAATATGGTTCCATGGCAGGAAACCCGAGTCCAATAAGGCCCAATGGAAATGTTCCAGTCTTCCAACCTTCTATGTCAGAGAACACTTTGAACACACCCACCAGGCTCGGCAACAAACCTCCGGCCTTCCAACCAACTGCGCAGCCATCCTATCGTCCTGCACCCAGTTACAAAAATCACGGAGCGATTGCAAAAAATGAAGCCCCTGCTAGGATAATCCCCATATCCTCCTTAAATCCTTATCAGGGACGCTGGGCTATCAAGGGTAGGGTTACTGCTAAGGGAGACATCCGCCGGTACCATAATGCAAAAGGTGAAGGCAAAGTGTTCAGCTTCGACCTGCTTGATTCTGATGGGGGTGAGATACGAGTGGCGTGTTTCAACGCTCTTCTTGATCGCTTCCATGAAGTTGTGGAAGTTGGTAAGGTCTATGTGGTATCAAGAGGGAACTTGAAACCTGCACAGAAGAACTTTAACCATCTGAACAATGAGTGGGAGATTATGTTGGAGAATGGATCAACAGTTGAGCTTTGTCCTGATGAGGATAGGTCAATTCCCTCTCAGCGGTTTAACTTTAGACCGATCTGTGAAATTGAAGATACTCCAACCACTACTATGGTTGATATCATAGGTGTTGTTACCTCTGTCAGCACTTGCACCACATTACAGAAGAAAAATGGCACGGAAActcagaaaagaaatataaacctGAAGGATATGTCTGGTCGAAGTGTTGATGTAACCATGTGGGGTGACTTTTGCAACAGAGAAGGCTCAAagctgcaagaaatggttgaacgTGGGGTCTTCCCTGTGCTAGCTGTCAAAACAGGAAGAGTGACTGATTTCAATGGCAAGTCTGTCGGCACAATTTCTTCCTCTCAACTCCTCATAGACCCCGATATCACCGAAGCTCATACTCTGAGGCAGTGGTTTGATGCTGGAGGAAGGGATGCTTCTACTCAGTCCATATCCAGGGATGTCGCTCCTGCAGCATCAAGGAATGTGGTCCGGATGACAGTAGCTCAAATCAAGGATGAAGGTCTTGGAATGCAGGACAAGCCTGATTGGGTCACAGTGAAGGCCTCCATTATATTCTTCAAGAGCGACAGCTTCTGCTACACAGCTTGCCCTACCAAGGAAGGTGACAGGCAATGCAACAAGAAAGTGACAAAGGGGACCTCTGGCTTGTGGTGCTGTGACAGATGCGACAAGGAGTTTCCAGAGTGCGACTACAGGTATCTTCTGCAGCTACAGATTCAAGATCACTCGGGAACAGCTTGGGTGACGGCTTTTCAAGAGGCTGCGCAGGAGTTACTAGGTTGCTCGGCGGGAGATCTCAATAGGTACAAAGAGGAGGAGGATCCTCGCTTCGCAGAGACCATGGTCAGCTGTCTGTTCCAGGATTATCTGCTCAGGCTGAAAGTCAAAGAAGAAACATATGGTGACGAGCGGAGAGTGAAGAACACCTTGGTCAAAGTGGAGAGGTTTGATCCTGCAGGTGAAAGTAAATATCTGCTGGATTCGATTTCAAGGTCAGTGGGTTATTAA